From a region of the Latilactobacillus sakei genome:
- a CDS encoding 30S ribosomal protein S1 gives MNDANLNDTQSSETMAAALDSVHEVKIGDVVKGEVLVIEDRQVIVGIEGTGVEGVVPQKELSSQPIETLTDAVKVGDQFDLVVIATIGNDKENGSYLLSKRRLEARKVWAEIEQKFENKETIKATVLNVVKGGLVVDAGVRGFIPASMLSDRFVRDLNSFKGQELELQIIEIEPSENRLILSRKALVEQERQAQLKAVFEKLLPGDIVEGEVARLTNFGAFVDLGGVDGLVHVSEISYDHINQPSDVLEVGQKVKVKILSLDQEKGRISLSIKDTQPGPWDDIAEKAPVGSTLEGTVKRLTTFGAFVEVFPGVEGLVHISQISHQHIATPNDVLEEGQTVQVKVLSVDPEQQRLGLSIKALQEKPAGAKDSEPEDVAPSDYEMPEEETGFSIGDMLGKALDEK, from the coding sequence ATGAATGATGCTAATTTGAATGACACCCAAAGCAGTGAAACAATGGCAGCTGCTTTAGATAGTGTCCATGAAGTCAAAATTGGGGACGTTGTTAAGGGTGAAGTTTTAGTAATTGAAGACCGACAAGTCATTGTTGGTATTGAAGGAACTGGCGTTGAAGGCGTTGTTCCTCAAAAAGAATTATCAAGTCAACCAATTGAAACATTAACGGACGCTGTTAAAGTTGGTGATCAATTTGATTTAGTTGTTATTGCGACAATCGGTAACGACAAGGAAAATGGTAGCTACTTATTATCTAAGCGCCGTTTAGAAGCCCGTAAAGTTTGGGCAGAAATCGAACAAAAATTTGAAAATAAAGAAACAATTAAAGCAACTGTTCTAAACGTTGTCAAAGGCGGCTTAGTCGTTGATGCTGGCGTGCGTGGCTTTATTCCCGCTTCAATGCTTTCAGATCGTTTCGTTCGTGATCTTAATAGCTTTAAGGGTCAAGAATTAGAATTACAAATCATTGAAATTGAACCAAGCGAAAACCGCTTAATCTTATCACGTAAAGCTTTAGTAGAACAAGAACGTCAAGCACAACTTAAAGCCGTTTTTGAAAAACTATTGCCTGGTGATATTGTTGAAGGCGAAGTTGCACGTTTAACTAACTTCGGGGCCTTTGTTGACTTAGGCGGCGTTGATGGGTTGGTTCACGTTTCAGAAATCTCATACGATCACATTAACCAACCTTCAGACGTATTAGAAGTGGGTCAAAAAGTGAAAGTTAAGATTCTTAGCTTAGACCAAGAAAAAGGCCGGATTTCATTATCAATCAAAGATACACAACCTGGTCCTTGGGATGATATCGCTGAAAAAGCACCTGTCGGCAGCACATTAGAAGGGACTGTTAAACGTTTAACTACTTTTGGTGCGTTTGTTGAAGTCTTCCCTGGTGTTGAAGGCCTTGTGCACATTTCACAAATCTCACATCAACATATTGCAACACCAAACGATGTTTTAGAAGAAGGTCAAACTGTTCAAGTGAAAGTCTTGTCAGTTGATCCTGAACAACAACGTTTAGGTTTATCAATCAAAGCTTTACAAGAAAAACCAGCAGGTGCTAAGGATTCTGAACCAGAAGACGTTGCACCATCAGATTACGAAATGCCAGAAGAAGAAACTGGCTTTAGTATCGGTGATATGCTTGGTAAAGCATTAGACGAAAAATAG
- a CDS encoding (d)CMP kinase, translated as MQIAIDGPASSGKSTVAKIVATKLGFVYVDTGAMYRSATVLAQQLGLDYGDEAGLMAELAKADIQFQPDEAGQKVFLNGLDITLAIRTPEITNNVSQVSALPAVRTEMVDRQRQIAEQGQVVMDGRDIGTTVLPDAKVKIFMVASAKERAKRRYAENTAKGIMTPLATLQAEIELRDQKDSTRAVSPLRKADDAIEIDTTKLSIDEVVAEILTIAKQNM; from the coding sequence ATGCAAATTGCAATTGATGGACCAGCATCGTCTGGTAAAAGTACCGTGGCGAAGATTGTTGCCACTAAATTAGGATTCGTTTATGTTGATACGGGTGCAATGTACCGTTCAGCAACCGTCTTGGCACAACAATTAGGCCTTGATTATGGTGATGAAGCCGGTTTAATGGCTGAATTGGCTAAAGCTGATATTCAATTCCAACCAGATGAAGCGGGTCAAAAAGTCTTCTTAAATGGTTTAGACATTACTTTAGCAATCCGGACACCAGAAATTACGAATAACGTTTCGCAAGTTTCAGCGTTACCAGCCGTTCGAACAGAAATGGTTGATCGTCAACGCCAAATTGCCGAACAAGGACAAGTTGTCATGGATGGTCGCGATATTGGCACGACTGTTTTACCAGATGCAAAAGTTAAAATTTTTATGGTGGCTAGTGCAAAGGAACGTGCTAAACGGCGCTATGCTGAAAATACGGCTAAAGGGATTATGACCCCATTAGCAACGTTACAAGCAGAAATCGAATTACGTGATCAAAAAGATAGTACACGGGCAGTTTCACCGCTTAGAAAAGCTGACGATGCAATCGAAATTGACACAACAAAGCTCTCAATTGACGAAGTTGTTGCTGAAATTTTAACGATTGCAAAACAAAATATGTAA
- a CDS encoding LysM domain-containing protein: MLKDDKKKQDNPTEEKPWESQFDDDRDDKGNLSRVAAKSKEKGNTYFAIILAVLLVLMIAFPIIAYTVHSSRANRPGLEDSKIVVKTADSEKSKSKSTAKKAKEASESQERAESKAASESKAKADSEAASAKSASESAKAQAASEQAASQQQAAADSASQQAALESAASSSSEQATSTSSSSETAGGTYTLKQGEGLYRAAANNGMSLSELLALNPGLTANSSVAPGTALKVK, translated from the coding sequence ATGCTCAAAGATGATAAGAAAAAACAAGATAATCCGACGGAAGAAAAACCCTGGGAAAGCCAGTTCGACGATGATCGGGATGACAAAGGGAATTTATCTCGTGTTGCTGCCAAGAGTAAGGAAAAAGGAAATACATATTTCGCTATTATTCTAGCTGTATTATTAGTTTTGATGATCGCATTTCCAATTATCGCTTACACCGTTCATTCTAGTCGTGCCAACCGCCCCGGTTTAGAGGATTCTAAGATTGTCGTTAAAACCGCTGATAGCGAGAAGAGTAAGAGTAAATCAACCGCTAAGAAGGCTAAAGAAGCCAGTGAAAGCCAAGAACGCGCTGAAAGTAAAGCAGCGAGTGAAAGTAAGGCTAAGGCTGATAGTGAAGCAGCGAGTGCCAAGTCGGCTAGCGAAAGTGCTAAAGCACAAGCAGCGAGTGAACAAGCTGCTAGCCAACAACAAGCTGCTGCTGATAGCGCTAGTCAACAAGCTGCCTTAGAATCTGCTGCTAGTTCATCAAGTGAACAAGCTACTTCAACAAGTAGCTCGTCAGAAACAGCAGGTGGCACGTATACCCTTAAACAAGGGGAAGGTCTTTACCGGGCTGCTGCCAATAATGGCATGTCATTGAGTGAATTATTAGCATTGAATCCGGGATTAACAGCTAACTCAAGTGTTGCACCAGGAACCGCACTCAAGGTTAAATAA
- a CDS encoding ATP-dependent DNA helicase RecQ yields the protein MISEQLIYDQLAQRFGYSTFKPGQLAVIQSVLAGQETLAVLPTGTGKSLCYQLPAYILGHTTVIVSPLIALMQDQVAQLNYQGEKRAVAINSNLVPQQKHQLLTHLADYRFIFMAPETISQPEVIQALQRCQIDLFVVDEAHCISQWGIDFRPDYLVLATIKDQLQPTATLALTATANDRVRQDILNKLALKNAAQIMTSVDRPNIYLGVSQQPDEQAKNQFLASLVQKSQGPGIVYFSSRQKTMAIAAFLQQETDLKIAYYHAALSTQERYLIQQQFMQGQLDLICTTNAFGMGINKADIRFVIHYHLPQNIESYLQEIGRAGRDGQAAYALVLTTPQDLYLQQSLVSFGIPEPGLIRRYYQEPQLFKQSQGNEFELLRRYQQLGMTEEEVIALLDNRQTEKQFSLQTMLDYLTLKGCRRQFIVNYFDQAPKTIEHSETCCGEQDTTAFLAQLDLEQAINCKTAETGVLTGWTGILDQLF from the coding sequence ATGATTTCTGAACAACTCATTTATGATCAGTTAGCGCAACGTTTTGGTTATTCAACCTTTAAACCGGGCCAGTTAGCGGTTATTCAGTCGGTACTTGCTGGGCAGGAGACATTAGCCGTTTTACCAACTGGGACCGGGAAGTCGTTGTGTTACCAATTACCTGCTTATATTTTGGGACATACGACGGTGATCGTCTCACCGTTGATTGCGTTAATGCAAGATCAAGTCGCCCAACTTAACTACCAGGGGGAAAAACGAGCTGTCGCGATTAATTCTAACTTAGTACCTCAGCAAAAACATCAGTTGTTGACGCATTTAGCGGATTACCGCTTTATCTTTATGGCACCAGAGACTATCAGTCAACCCGAGGTTATTCAGGCGCTTCAACGTTGTCAAATCGATTTGTTTGTAGTTGATGAGGCCCATTGTATTTCACAATGGGGGATTGATTTTAGACCGGACTATTTAGTTTTAGCAACCATTAAAGATCAATTACAGCCAACCGCAACGCTGGCTCTGACGGCGACTGCCAATGACCGTGTGCGCCAGGATATTTTGAATAAGTTGGCGTTAAAAAATGCGGCCCAAATTATGACCTCTGTTGATCGACCTAATATCTATTTGGGCGTGAGCCAACAACCTGATGAACAAGCGAAGAATCAATTTTTAGCCAGCTTAGTGCAAAAAAGCCAAGGTCCCGGGATTGTTTATTTTTCAAGTCGGCAAAAGACAATGGCGATTGCAGCCTTTTTACAGCAGGAGACTGATCTAAAAATTGCTTATTACCACGCAGCGTTATCAACCCAGGAGCGGTATTTAATTCAACAACAATTTATGCAAGGACAACTCGATTTAATTTGTACCACTAATGCTTTTGGGATGGGGATTAACAAAGCGGATATTCGCTTTGTGATTCATTATCACTTGCCACAAAATATCGAAAGTTATCTACAAGAAATTGGACGAGCAGGTCGAGATGGGCAAGCAGCGTATGCTTTAGTCCTAACAACCCCGCAAGATTTATATTTACAACAATCACTCGTATCATTTGGGATTCCGGAACCCGGACTCATTCGGCGCTATTATCAGGAACCGCAATTATTTAAACAAAGTCAAGGCAATGAATTTGAACTGTTGCGTCGTTACCAACAACTGGGGATGACCGAAGAAGAGGTGATTGCCCTATTGGATAATCGCCAAACTGAAAAACAATTTTCATTACAAACAATGTTAGATTATTTGACGCTCAAGGGCTGCCGGCGTCAATTTATTGTGAACTACTTTGACCAGGCACCAAAGACGATTGAACACAGTGAAACATGTTGTGGCGAGCAGGATACCACCGCGTTTTTGGCCCAGTTAGACTTAGAACAGGCTATTAATTGTAAAACGGCTGAAACCGGTGTTCTAACTGGTTGGACGGGAATCCTGGACCAATTATTTTAG
- a CDS encoding ferredoxin gives MFYSKVIPERCIACGLCQLKAPELFDYDHEGVAFFKPDNNAGQTPIENPHDLIAFKAAYTACPTRAIVRQDGPFSS, from the coding sequence ATGTTCTATAGTAAAGTTATCCCTGAACGGTGTATTGCATGCGGGTTATGTCAGTTAAAAGCACCCGAGCTCTTTGACTACGACCACGAAGGCGTTGCTTTTTTTAAACCAGACAATAATGCCGGCCAAACACCCATCGAAAATCCGCATGATTTAATTGCTTTTAAAGCCGCTTATACCGCTTGTCCAACCCGCGCCATCGTCCGTCAAGATGGCCCATTTTCATCGTAG
- a CDS encoding ECF transporter S component translates to MRVSKVRTMVGVAMLGAISFIVMFFEFPIILAFPFLKIDFSDVIVLLGTFIYGPIGGIGVAVIRSLLHFIMTGASLPSLVGDLSGVMASIFYLLPFYYLFNRQKSVIWGQVIAGTISSICMTIVLCLANWLFILPMYIKLLNFNLGMSMTKYIFIGLVPFNLIKGALITVVFAVLYLRILPWLKQHMKTAI, encoded by the coding sequence ATGCGTGTTTCAAAAGTACGGACAATGGTCGGGGTCGCGATGTTAGGGGCGATTTCATTTATTGTCATGTTTTTCGAGTTTCCCATTATCTTAGCTTTTCCATTTCTGAAGATTGATTTCAGTGATGTAATTGTCTTATTGGGAACGTTTATCTACGGACCAATCGGCGGAATCGGCGTGGCGGTAATTCGTTCGTTACTCCATTTCATTATGACTGGCGCCAGTTTACCTAGTTTGGTTGGTGATTTATCTGGTGTGATGGCGTCCATTTTTTATCTATTACCATTCTACTATCTCTTTAACCGTCAAAAGAGTGTGATATGGGGGCAAGTGATTGCCGGAACAATCAGTTCAATCTGTATGACAATCGTATTGTGCTTAGCCAATTGGTTATTTATCTTACCGATGTATATTAAACTATTGAACTTTAATTTGGGGATGTCGATGACTAAATATATTTTTATCGGATTAGTGCCCTTTAACTTGATTAAAGGCGCTTTAATCACAGTTGTCTTTGCGGTCTTATATCTCAGGATTTTACCATGGTTAAAACAACATATGAAAACAGCAATCTAG